A window from Bordetella petrii encodes these proteins:
- a CDS encoding penicillin-binding protein 1A codes for MNTPEHPSTPAPRRGVRQFLHKRFLAKAAVALAGLAACGALLLALAVALAWPSLPALHAMTDYRPSVPLRIYTADHVLIGEFGEEHRNVLRFDEIPLVMKQAILAAEDDNFYQHGGIDWAGMLRASLANLVSMSKSQGASTITMQVARNFYLSSEKTYSRKFYELLLTFKIESELTKDQILELYMNQIYLGHRAYGFAAASRTYFGKPLSEITAAEAALLAGVPKAPSRSNPITNLERAKVRQHYVLGRMQALGYLTPEQAQAALDQPLLIRGSEGAQSNGFAVHGEYPAELVRQIMYGMFQDETYTRGIDVYTTIASKSQQAAYEAVRAGVLDYTRRAPYPGPEDQLDLPDGIEHDPQAFEEILDGVQEESPDSGDLLAGVVLSASPTEVKVARSANEIITVSDKKALAVVARALGPKADDDIRIRRGSVVYLHKNGDTWEIINMPTLQAALVSLAPQDGAVRALIGGFDFYRGSFNRATQAWRQPGSTIKPFVYAAALERGMTPATQVSDQPFTLSVEQTGSRPWAPKNDGNEYEPMQTLRQGLYRSKNMVSIRVLQAITPQYAQDYLTRFGFQKERWPAVLPMALGAGGATPLQVASAYTVFANGGYRVPPYLIDRVTDRSGKVLMQAQPTVAGDAAARAIDPRTAWVMDDMLRDVASIGTGARAKRTLKRSDLAGKTGTTNDAVDVWFSGYTPTLTTTVWMGFDQPRSLGTNAFGSGLALTTWLDYMQPMLQGVPEQPQRPLPGGLIVHNGEYYFSEFPPGQAVAALDLSSGDALTDFLNNMRPSDSAPTQVRPLDAPPQGGGLPMPPIPVPQVGQAGPPPAVPAAAPPSPGPAPILTIPIPSAPGPANARPIQAPGSVESRPL; via the coding sequence ATGAATACCCCTGAGCACCCCTCCACCCCCGCCCCCCGCCGGGGCGTCAGGCAGTTCCTGCACAAGCGCTTCCTGGCCAAGGCCGCCGTGGCCCTGGCCGGCCTGGCCGCGTGCGGCGCGCTGCTGCTGGCGCTGGCCGTCGCGCTGGCCTGGCCCAGCCTGCCCGCCCTGCACGCCATGACCGACTACCGGCCCAGCGTGCCGCTGCGCATCTACACGGCCGACCACGTCCTGATCGGCGAATTCGGCGAAGAGCACCGCAACGTGCTGCGCTTCGACGAAATCCCCCTGGTCATGAAGCAGGCCATCCTGGCCGCCGAAGACGACAACTTCTACCAGCACGGCGGCATCGACTGGGCGGGCATGCTGCGCGCCAGCCTGGCCAACCTGGTCAGCATGTCGAAGTCGCAGGGCGCCAGCACCATCACCATGCAGGTGGCGCGCAACTTCTACCTGTCGTCCGAAAAAACCTATTCGCGCAAGTTCTACGAACTGCTGCTTACGTTCAAGATCGAATCCGAGCTCACCAAAGACCAGATCCTCGAGCTCTACATGAACCAGATCTACCTGGGGCACCGCGCCTACGGCTTCGCCGCCGCGTCGCGCACGTATTTCGGCAAGCCGCTGTCCGAGATCACCGCCGCCGAGGCCGCGCTGCTGGCGGGCGTCCCCAAGGCGCCGTCGCGCTCCAACCCCATCACCAACCTCGAGCGCGCCAAGGTGCGCCAGCACTATGTGCTGGGCCGCATGCAGGCGCTGGGCTATCTCACGCCGGAACAGGCGCAGGCCGCGCTGGACCAGCCCCTGCTGATCCGCGGCAGCGAAGGCGCGCAATCCAACGGCTTCGCGGTGCACGGCGAATACCCGGCAGAGCTGGTGCGGCAGATCATGTACGGCATGTTCCAGGACGAAACCTACACGCGCGGCATCGACGTCTACACCACCATCGCTTCCAAGTCGCAGCAGGCCGCCTACGAAGCCGTGCGCGCCGGCGTGCTCGACTACACCCGCCGCGCGCCCTACCCCGGCCCCGAAGACCAGCTCGACCTGCCCGACGGCATCGAGCACGATCCGCAGGCGTTCGAAGAAATCCTCGACGGCGTGCAGGAAGAATCGCCCGACAGCGGCGACCTGCTGGCCGGCGTGGTGCTGTCGGCCAGCCCCACCGAAGTGAAGGTGGCGCGCAGCGCCAACGAAATCATCACCGTGTCCGACAAGAAAGCCCTGGCCGTCGTGGCGCGCGCCCTGGGCCCGAAGGCCGACGACGATATCCGCATCCGGCGCGGGTCGGTGGTGTACCTGCATAAAAACGGCGACACCTGGGAAATCATCAACATGCCCACGCTGCAGGCGGCGCTGGTGTCGCTGGCGCCGCAAGACGGCGCGGTGCGGGCCCTGATCGGCGGCTTCGATTTCTACCGCGGCTCGTTCAACCGGGCCACGCAGGCCTGGCGCCAGCCCGGCTCCACCATCAAGCCGTTCGTGTACGCCGCCGCGCTCGAGCGCGGCATGACGCCGGCCACCCAGGTATCCGACCAGCCCTTCACGCTCAGCGTCGAACAGACCGGCTCGCGCCCCTGGGCCCCCAAGAACGACGGCAATGAATACGAACCCATGCAGACCCTGCGGCAGGGCCTGTACCGTTCCAAGAACATGGTGTCGATCCGCGTGCTGCAGGCCATTACGCCGCAGTACGCGCAAGACTACCTGACCCGCTTCGGCTTCCAGAAAGAGCGCTGGCCGGCCGTGCTGCCGATGGCGCTGGGCGCGGGCGGGGCCACCCCACTGCAGGTGGCCAGCGCCTATACCGTGTTCGCCAACGGCGGCTACCGCGTGCCGCCGTACCTGATCGACCGCGTCACCGACCGTTCCGGCAAAGTGCTGATGCAGGCCCAGCCCACGGTGGCGGGCGACGCAGCGGCGCGCGCCATCGACCCGCGCACCGCCTGGGTCATGGACGACATGCTGCGCGACGTGGCTTCCATCGGCACCGGCGCGCGCGCCAAGCGCACCCTCAAGCGCTCCGACCTGGCCGGCAAGACGGGCACCACCAACGACGCGGTCGACGTCTGGTTCAGCGGCTACACGCCCACGCTCACCACCACCGTCTGGATGGGCTTCGACCAGCCCCGTTCGCTGGGCACCAACGCGTTCGGCAGCGGCCTGGCGCTGACCACCTGGCTGGACTACATGCAGCCCATGCTGCAGGGCGTACCCGAACAGCCGCAGCGGCCCCTGCCCGGCGGCCTGATCGTGCACAACGGCGAATACTATTTCTCTGAATTCCCGCCCGGCCAGGCCGTGGCCGCGCTCGACCTGTCCAGCGGCGACGCCCTGACCGACTTCCTGAACAACATGCGGCCCAGCGACAGCGCGCCCACCCAGGTGCGCCCGCTGGATGCCCCGCCCCAGGGCGGCGGGCTGCCGATGCCGCCCATCCCGGTGCCGCAGGTCGGCCAGGCCGGCCCGCCGCCGGCCGTGCCCGCCGCGGCGCCCCCGTCCCCGGGCCCCGCGCCCATCCTCACCATTCCCATCCCTTCGGCGCCCGGCCCGGCCAATGCCCGGCCGATCCAGGCGCCCGGCTCGGTCGAATCGCGGCCGCTCTGA
- a CDS encoding PepSY-associated TM helix domain-containing protein yields the protein MTAATTVKTWYLVHKWTSLVCTLFLLVICLTGLPLIFHHEIEHLLDEGKPVAELPANAPLASLDQIVAQARTLYPGEYVDYVFLDEDEPQAYVGMVPELGKAVEQGHAVRVDMRTAEVLHDGPPYAEDRFSFMGIMLALHVDLFAGLTGELFLGFMGLLFVAATVSGVVLYGPFMKKLEFGTVRAARSTRLKWLDLHNLLGIVTLVWVFVVGLTGVINELSTPLFRLWQSTELPRILAPYQGRPVPTNLASVQNAADTAMKALPGREVSFIAYPGNAYGSPHHYIVWLKGNTPLTSKLNSPVLIDGVTGELSTVARMPWYLTALEVSRPLHFGDYGGMPLKILWTLLDLVTIVVLGSGLYLWIARRKATDARVAELVRRHQQSATPQRSPA from the coding sequence ATGACCGCTGCAACTACCGTCAAGACCTGGTACCTGGTTCACAAATGGACCAGCCTGGTCTGCACCCTGTTCTTGCTGGTCATCTGTCTGACCGGGCTGCCGCTGATCTTCCACCATGAAATCGAGCACCTGCTCGACGAAGGCAAGCCGGTGGCCGAACTGCCCGCGAACGCGCCCCTGGCCAGCCTCGACCAGATCGTCGCCCAGGCCAGGACGCTGTACCCCGGCGAATACGTCGACTACGTCTTCCTGGATGAAGACGAGCCGCAGGCTTATGTGGGCATGGTGCCCGAGCTGGGCAAGGCCGTAGAGCAAGGCCATGCGGTGCGCGTCGACATGCGCACCGCCGAAGTGCTGCACGACGGCCCGCCCTACGCCGAAGACCGTTTCTCGTTCATGGGCATCATGCTGGCCCTGCACGTGGACCTGTTCGCGGGCCTGACGGGCGAACTGTTCCTGGGCTTCATGGGGCTGCTGTTCGTGGCGGCCACCGTGTCGGGCGTGGTGCTGTACGGCCCCTTCATGAAGAAGCTGGAATTCGGCACCGTGCGCGCCGCGCGCTCGACCCGCCTGAAATGGCTGGACCTGCACAATTTGCTGGGCATCGTCACGCTGGTCTGGGTCTTTGTGGTGGGCCTGACCGGCGTCATCAACGAATTGTCCACGCCGCTGTTCCGCCTGTGGCAATCCACCGAACTGCCGCGCATCCTGGCGCCCTACCAGGGCCGGCCCGTGCCCACCAATCTGGCGTCGGTGCAGAACGCCGCCGACACCGCCATGAAGGCCCTGCCCGGCCGCGAGGTTTCGTTCATCGCCTATCCCGGCAACGCCTACGGCAGCCCGCACCACTACATCGTCTGGCTCAAGGGCAACACGCCGCTGACCTCCAAGCTGAACAGCCCGGTGCTGATCGACGGCGTCACCGGCGAACTCAGCACCGTGGCGCGCATGCCCTGGTACCTGACCGCGCTCGAAGTCTCGCGCCCGCTGCACTTCGGCGACTACGGCGGCATGCCGCTCAAGATCCTCTGGACCCTGCTGGACCTGGTCACCATCGTGGTGCTGGGCAGCGGCCTGTACCTGTGGATCGCGCGCCGCAAAGCCACCGACGCGCGCGTGGCCGAACTGGTGCGGCGCCATCAGCAGTCCGCCACCCCCCAACGGAGCCCCGCATGA